One window of the Archangium primigenium genome contains the following:
- a CDS encoding glutaminyl-peptide cyclotransferase: MRLPPVLLAALLLLAGVSCRTERRATDSAPVEGYEVLSSWPHDPQAFTQGLVYHQGHLYEGTGLNGQSSLREVELETGRVLRRVNLESQYFGEGLALHGDKLYQLTWRSNVGFIYDVKTFTPVGRFSYDTEGWGLTSDGTSLILSDGTSVLRFLDPTTFKVQRTLKVTDAGREVSRLNELEYIHGEIYANQWGSDFIARIDPATGHLKAWIDLSGLLPPAQRTGNEDVLNGIAYDEANNRLLVTGKNWSRLFALRAVSR; the protein is encoded by the coding sequence ATGAGACTTCCCCCTGTGCTCCTCGCCGCCCTGCTGCTGCTTGCGGGCGTGTCCTGCCGCACCGAGCGCCGTGCCACCGACAGCGCCCCCGTGGAGGGCTACGAGGTGCTCTCGAGCTGGCCCCATGACCCGCAGGCCTTCACCCAGGGGCTCGTCTACCACCAGGGTCACCTGTACGAGGGCACGGGCCTCAACGGGCAGTCCAGCCTGCGCGAGGTGGAGCTGGAGACGGGCCGGGTCCTGCGCCGCGTCAACCTGGAGTCCCAGTACTTCGGCGAGGGGCTCGCGCTGCACGGGGACAAGCTGTACCAGCTCACCTGGCGCTCGAACGTGGGCTTCATCTACGACGTGAAGACGTTCACGCCCGTGGGCCGCTTCAGCTACGACACCGAGGGCTGGGGGCTCACCAGCGATGGCACGTCCCTCATCCTCAGCGACGGCACCAGCGTGCTGCGCTTCCTGGACCCCACCACGTTCAAGGTCCAGCGCACCCTCAAGGTGACCGACGCCGGCCGCGAGGTCTCCCGGCTCAACGAGTTGGAGTACATCCACGGGGAGATCTACGCCAACCAGTGGGGCAGTGACTTCATCGCGCGCATCGACCCCGCGACGGGCCACCTCAAGGCGTGGATCGATCTCTCGGGCCTCTTGCCGCCCGCGCAGCGCACGGGCAACGAGGACGTGCTCAACGGCATCGCCTACGACGAGGCGAACAACCGGCTGCTCGTCACCGGCAAGAACTGGTCCCGGCTGTTCGCCTTGCGCGCCGTGTCCCGGTAG
- a CDS encoding class I SAM-dependent methyltransferase codes for MLWPMRSLLTAALFSLVGCAHSPSEPAPASSPASVQAPAPSAQAIIDAPDRLEADRALDKGRHPAALLEFVGVRPGMKVAELMAGGGYTIELLARAVGPEGVVYGQNPKVVLERFAEKPWSERLARPINKNVVRADREFDAPLPPEATNLDAVVSNIIYHDIVWIGGDRAKMNAAIFRALKPGGVYVVVDSSAQAGSGVRDVQTLHRIDEKVVRDEVLAAGFQLAEESTVWRNPEDTRDWSSSPGAAGERRGTSDRFALKFIRPR; via the coding sequence ATGCTCTGGCCCATGCGCTCCCTCCTCACCGCCGCGTTGTTCTCCCTGGTGGGCTGTGCTCACTCGCCGTCCGAGCCCGCCCCCGCTTCGTCCCCCGCTTCCGTCCAGGCGCCCGCCCCCTCGGCGCAGGCCATCATCGACGCACCCGACCGGCTCGAGGCCGACCGGGCCCTGGACAAGGGCCGTCATCCCGCCGCGCTGCTCGAGTTCGTGGGCGTGCGGCCCGGCATGAAGGTCGCCGAGTTGATGGCCGGCGGGGGCTACACCATCGAGCTGCTCGCCCGGGCGGTGGGTCCCGAGGGCGTCGTCTACGGGCAGAACCCCAAGGTCGTGCTCGAGCGCTTCGCGGAGAAGCCCTGGAGCGAGCGGCTGGCGCGGCCCATCAACAAGAACGTGGTGCGCGCCGACCGTGAGTTCGACGCGCCCTTGCCGCCGGAGGCCACGAACCTGGACGCGGTCGTCAGCAACATCATCTACCACGACATCGTGTGGATCGGCGGGGACCGGGCGAAGATGAACGCGGCCATCTTCCGCGCGCTCAAGCCGGGCGGGGTGTACGTCGTCGTCGACTCGAGCGCCCAGGCGGGCTCGGGCGTGCGTGACGTGCAGACGCTGCACCGCATCGACGAGAAGGTGGTGCGTGACGAGGTGCTCGCCGCGGGCTTCCAGCTCGCCGAGGAGAGCACCGTGTGGCGCAACCCCGAGGACACCCGGGACTGGAGCTCCAGCCCGGGTGCCGCGGGCGAGCGCCGGGGCACCAGCGACCGCTTCGCGCTGAAGTTCATCAGGCCCCGGTGA
- a CDS encoding Uma2 family endonuclease, whose product MGSPSTAPSRRPATYQDLVALPEHQVGELIAGELYASPRPASRHAKAASILGMDLGNPFQRGRGGPGGWWLIFEPELHFGEDVLVPDLAGWRQERMPTIPDVSYFELAPDWICEVLSPSTAKLDVVLKLPRYGRAGVEHAWIVDPIHRMLQVFHQEQGRWVLAASFSGDDRVRAQPFDAVELELGSLWMDTRTP is encoded by the coding sequence ATGGGTTCCCCGTCGACCGCTCCGTCCCGCCGGCCAGCCACCTACCAGGACCTCGTCGCCTTGCCCGAGCACCAGGTAGGCGAACTGATCGCCGGGGAGCTGTATGCCTCGCCCCGGCCCGCGTCCCGCCATGCCAAGGCCGCCTCGATCCTGGGCATGGACCTGGGCAACCCCTTCCAGCGGGGGCGGGGGGGCCCGGGCGGGTGGTGGCTCATCTTCGAGCCCGAGCTGCACTTCGGCGAGGACGTGCTCGTCCCCGACCTGGCGGGCTGGCGTCAGGAGCGCATGCCGACGATTCCCGACGTGAGTTACTTCGAGCTGGCGCCGGATTGGATCTGCGAGGTGCTGTCACCTTCCACGGCGAAGCTCGACGTGGTGCTCAAGCTGCCTCGCTACGGGCGCGCGGGCGTGGAGCACGCCTGGATCGTGGACCCCATCCACCGGATGCTCCAGGTGTTCCACCAGGAGCAGGGCCGCTGGGTGCTCGCCGCGTCCTTCTCGGGCGATGACCGCGTGCGAGCCCAGCCCTTCGACGCCGTCGAGCTGGAGCTGGGCTCGCTGTGGATGGACACGCGCACGCCGTGA
- the thrS gene encoding threonine--tRNA ligase, with product MLDVHDHRSLGQRLDLFHLQEEAPGMVFWHPRGYQLYQLIEERVRRRMRHEGYLEVRTPQLLAQPLWEKSGHWDNFRQNMFSLAEEGERHHALKPVNCPGHIQLVQRMGPSYRDLPLRLGEFGLVHRSEPSGSLHGLFRLRQFTQDDGHIFCAEEQLSDEVFAFCRSLHAFYAAFGFEHIQVAFSSRPAQRAGSDAVWDRAEALLSEAAARAGLDCRPQPGEGAFYGPKLEFVLKDRLGRDWQCGTIQLDLVLPERFDLSYVDASGQKRRPMMLHRAMLGSLERFIGILLEHHEGALPAWLAPRQVVVAPLGEGQVVDAERFAARLRAADCRVAVDARAESLSRKIVDAHQDGVPWLVVVGRREVEKNAVSLRRRDGTQAALSQDDAVARLVAECQPASAV from the coding sequence ATGCTCGACGTTCATGATCACCGTTCCCTCGGCCAGCGCCTCGACCTCTTCCACCTGCAGGAGGAGGCGCCCGGCATGGTCTTCTGGCACCCGCGCGGCTACCAGCTCTACCAGCTCATCGAGGAGCGCGTCCGGCGGCGGATGCGGCACGAGGGCTACCTCGAGGTGAGGACGCCCCAACTGCTCGCCCAGCCCCTCTGGGAGAAGAGCGGCCACTGGGACAACTTCCGCCAGAACATGTTCTCCCTCGCCGAGGAGGGCGAGCGCCACCACGCGCTCAAGCCGGTGAATTGCCCGGGCCACATCCAGCTCGTGCAGCGCATGGGCCCGAGCTACCGCGACCTGCCCCTGCGGCTGGGCGAGTTCGGGCTCGTGCACCGCAGTGAGCCGAGCGGCTCGCTGCACGGCCTGTTCCGCCTGCGCCAGTTCACGCAGGACGACGGGCACATCTTCTGCGCCGAGGAGCAATTGAGCGACGAGGTGTTCGCCTTCTGCCGCTCGCTGCACGCCTTCTACGCGGCCTTCGGCTTCGAGCACATCCAGGTGGCCTTCTCCAGCCGTCCGGCCCAGCGCGCCGGGAGCGACGCGGTGTGGGATCGGGCCGAGGCGCTGCTGTCCGAGGCGGCGGCGCGGGCGGGGCTCGACTGCCGCCCGCAGCCGGGCGAGGGCGCCTTCTACGGCCCGAAGCTGGAGTTCGTCCTGAAGGATCGCCTGGGCCGCGACTGGCAGTGCGGGACGATCCAGCTCGACCTGGTGCTGCCCGAGCGCTTCGACCTGAGCTACGTGGACGCGTCGGGACAGAAGCGCCGACCGATGATGCTGCACCGGGCGATGCTCGGCAGCTTGGAGCGGTTCATCGGCATCCTGCTGGAGCACCACGAGGGCGCGCTGCCCGCGTGGCTGGCGCCCCGGCAGGTGGTGGTGGCGCCGCTGGGCGAGGGGCAGGTGGTCGACGCCGAGCGCTTCGCCGCGAGGCTGCGCGCGGCGGACTGCCGGGTGGCCGTGGACGCGCGCGCCGAGTCGCTGTCGCGGAAGATCGTCGACGCGCACCAGGACGGCGTGCCGTGGCTCGTGGTGGTGGGCCGGCGCGAGGTGGAAAAGAACGCCGTGAGCCTGCGCCGCCGGGACGGGACGCAGGCGGCGCTGTCCCAGGACGACGCGGTGGCCCGGCTCGTGGCCGAGTGCCAGCCCGCGTCGGCCGTGTGA
- a CDS encoding ankyrin repeat domain-containing protein codes for MKTETRDAQVKTTDEDVMALARRAFQHARAGEAAQLEWLLGVGLPANLSNERGDTLLMLASYHGHLAATGVLLEYGADPERTNDRGQTPLSGAAFKGDLSMARLLLSRGARVDGAGPDGKTALMFAAMFDKLEVLEELLARGADSQRQDAARRRAIDYAQAMGAERTSARLASLLATRQ; via the coding sequence ATGAAGACCGAGACCCGCGACGCCCAGGTGAAGACGACGGACGAGGACGTGATGGCGCTGGCGCGCCGCGCCTTCCAGCACGCCCGCGCCGGGGAGGCGGCCCAGCTCGAGTGGTTGCTCGGCGTGGGCCTGCCGGCCAACCTGAGCAACGAGCGCGGGGACACCCTGCTGATGCTCGCCAGCTACCACGGGCACCTCGCGGCCACGGGCGTGCTGCTCGAGTACGGCGCGGATCCCGAGCGCACCAACGACCGGGGCCAGACGCCGCTGTCCGGCGCCGCCTTCAAGGGAGACCTGTCCATGGCCCGACTGCTGCTCTCGCGCGGCGCGCGCGTCGACGGCGCGGGCCCCGACGGCAAGACGGCCCTCATGTTCGCGGCCATGTTCGACAAGCTCGAGGTGCTCGAGGAGCTGCTCGCGCGCGGCGCCGATTCCCAGCGACAGGATGCCGCCCGCCGCCGGGCGATCGACTACGCGCAGGCCATGGGCGCGGAGCGCACCTCGGCGCGGCTCGCCTCCCTGCTGGCCACGCGCCAGTAG